One Salvia splendens isolate huo1 chromosome 12, SspV2, whole genome shotgun sequence genomic window carries:
- the LOC121758742 gene encoding dynamin-2A-like isoform X1, whose amino-acid sequence MLFKLYSSVSAQSMERIEELLQEDQNVKRRKERIQKQSSILSKLTTQLCINDNLAAAASTYSNEVESSTIAGPSSRELWRCYV is encoded by the exons ATGCTATTTAAGCTATACAGTTCTGTAAG TGCTCAAAGCATGGAAAGAATAGAAGAGCTTCTCCAGGAGGACCAGAATGTCAAGCGGAGGAAAGAGCGTATCCAGAAACAGTCCTCTATTCTTTCCAAGCTTACTACACAACTCTGTATTAATGATAATCTGGCAGCCGCTGCATCCACCTATTCCAATGAAG TAGAAAGTTCAACCATTGCTGGCCCATCTTCCCGGGAGCTCTGGAGATGCTACGTTTGA
- the LOC121758742 gene encoding dynamin-2A-like isoform X2 has product MLFKLYSSVSAQSMERIEELLQEDQNVKRRKERIQKQSSILSKLTTQLCINDNLAAAASTYSNEESSTIAGPSSRELWRCYV; this is encoded by the exons ATGCTATTTAAGCTATACAGTTCTGTAAG TGCTCAAAGCATGGAAAGAATAGAAGAGCTTCTCCAGGAGGACCAGAATGTCAAGCGGAGGAAAGAGCGTATCCAGAAACAGTCCTCTATTCTTTCCAAGCTTACTACACAACTCTGTATTAATGATAATCTGGCAGCCGCTGCATCCACCTATTCCAATGAAG AAAGTTCAACCATTGCTGGCCCATCTTCCCGGGAGCTCTGGAGATGCTACGTTTGA
- the LOC121757620 gene encoding dynamin-2A-like: protein MGGKHDGLVRLQLEALLEEKSRSENENSNLNRENKLQDMMNFPGLVKRWFIVPRGLDKEDMLFKLYSSVSAQSMERIEELLQEDQNVKRRKERIQKQSSILSKLTTQLCINDNLAAAASTYSNEVESSTIAGPSSRELWRCYV from the exons ATGGGAGGAAAGCATGACGGTTTGGTGAGGCTTCAACTTGAAGCACTtctggaagagaaatcaagatCTGAAAATGAGAATTCAAACTTGAATAGGGAAAACAA ACTCCAGGACATGATGAACTTTCCAGGCTTGGTGAAAAGATGGTTCATAGTTCCGAGG GGATTGGACAAAGAAGACATGCTATTTAAGCTATACAGTTCTGTAAG TGCTCAAAGCATGGAAAGAATAGAAGAGCTTCTCCAGGAGGACCAGAATGTCAAGCGGAGGAAAGAGCGTATCCAGAAACAGTCCTCTATTCTTTCCAAGCTTACTACACAACTCTGTATTAATGATAATCTGGCAGCCGCTGCATCCACCTATTCCAATGAAG TAGAAAGTTCAACCATTGCTGGCCCATCTTCCCGGGAGCTCTGGAGATGCTACGTTTGA